Genomic segment of Arachis hypogaea cultivar Tifrunner chromosome 11, arahy.Tifrunner.gnm2.J5K5, whole genome shotgun sequence:
GTCAGTGAAGGGCACCACTCTTTGGTAACTTATTCACTTTATTGCTGATATTGTTAATACTAGGCAGTGTCCGTTGCTGGTTGAGTCACTCCAAAATTCACCAATAGTTTATTCAATGCCTCAGGGGAGCAAACTTCATACTTGACCTTTCTAGAAGGTGAGAATTATTAGCAATCTGCATGATTTTACATTATTTTGGCTTGTGCATattaaaagagaagaagaacatGCCTGGCGTTGCGGCGACAATATTTCACAGAGATACCGGTGCGTCTTGCAAGTCAAGATTTTGCTTCACCCCCTTTTGTCCTCTGTTCATGGCAAgaccaaaaccaaaataaaagactaaattgaaaccaaatcaagaagaaaaggtATAATGTGAACCAAAATTGAAATCTGAGACCAAATTGAAaggcaaaattttttaaatcccaACAATTTGAACCAAGAGTATGGGCATACCTAGGATCGGGACCAGAGGGAGGAGAGAGCAGATCGGCGGTGGACCCACCAGCAGGGGGAAGCACCACGCAACTGGTATCTGACGAGCGAGGCTACACGGCGGCAAGGATTCACGATTGGAGATTTGTTTCGCGCCTCTGTTCCCGTTCTTGTTCGCACCAAGAAAAtaggaaagaaaaaaatacaactgAAGAATTAGGGATGAGAACTTACCAGAGACGAGAAGATGAGCCAGCAGCAAGTACAAACCGACGACGACGAGGAGGAGGTCTGGGCTTGACGAAGAGGGAAGAGACGTCATCGTGACCAGCAACTCCGAATGACCTTCTGGCGACGCGAGGAGATGCCAGACCTTCGACGGCGAGAGCTGCTACAGGCGAGGGCTGCTTAAGGTGAGAGCTTCCAGAGGCGAGTGCTTCACGGCTGGAAGGCATAGGGAGTCCGGGCTGAGGGTTAGGGCTGGTGGGGAATGTATAACGAAGGAGAAGAGCGCGATGAGTGTTTTTGGAAGGGGGGAGTAGTATATCTGATGGTGTTAGTACtttattagtaataataataataataataataataataataataataataataataataataataggatcAAGGTCCTGATTAGCGGTGGTTGTTCAAGAAATAGCCGCTAATCAATCAGACTCTGTGGCACATGATGTCAATTGCTGTAATTTTTGATATTTGCGGTGGTTAGATAAATGGCTAGAATTTTTTTGTCGCTATCCTCCGCCTATCTTGTAGTGAGTACATCTTTCCACtgcaagtttgatagagatgatccaatCTCCCATCCTCTTGACATCCTCTACGTCtctcttccactgcttatccacgatAATACCTACCCAATTCCTATTCTTCACATTTCCTGTATATCAAAGTTTGAACGCGAAAGCATCCAACTCTCTAGCCTTCACACCGAcctattttgtttcttgtaggcacatgatgttaatcttcctctttgtcatggtatccaccacctccatggattttcctgttagagtgccaaTGTTCTAtatcccaaatctcaaccttatGTAGCTCCGATCTTTTACCtttacctttttctttgtgaactaacttatttaccctcgtccgttcacgaaaatgcGGAAACCCTTAATCATTTAACACTACACCCAGGTACCAATGCAACggctcttgctcatttgacactGTACGCAAGCCATACAGCGCGTTGCTTTCGAGCAACGATCTAACTTTAGCACAATAACGTCTTTGATCTATGTCATGAAGATTCGACTAAGTCTTTATGTTGGCTGTCGAAGGCCTAACACAACCCTTCTCTTTTATTCGGACTTGGGACCGACTATGTACCGCAGATGTAGTATAGATGGAATTcttatctaaaatccaaaattacTCAAAATTCCGCAGCTTGTTCTGCTTTTTCTATTTGTATATGTTTATATTggcaaacttttttttttttttttgtcgatttgaatttgaatatccTTAAAATAAGGAAAAATCATTTAGAGTGTCTAAAATCCTCTTTGCCAAAGCTCCTCGTGATAGCTAACTAAATAAAGTTGGCAAGTTGCCAACCCTTTTTGCTTACTTAAATACAAATAGCGTTTTCAGTACTAGATAACCGAGTAGCACGTTTTATTATGCCTAGTTTAGTTCTTCACATAACTACTTACATAattattttactatataataCAACAAAAGTGATGAAATATTATaagatttaaacaaagcataGCAAATTCTTTCCATTAGTCTAAGATTTTCTTTTCCTTACCAGCTCCTTAAAAAACCTTGTCAATGATACTTGAATCTGCTTTACATAAGGCCTCCAAAGGAATCAACTTTGGGGTGGTGGCTCCTCTTCCTTCACTCATATCAATTTCGTCTTCACTTATTCGCTTCCATTCAAAACATTGAATCAATAAACCCAAAGTTAAACTCACTGTACGGTTCCCCAAGTTTGCTCCAGGACATGCCCTTCTTCCAAGCCCAAACGGAATCAACTTTTCTGCTTCTCCTTCTTTCTCAAATCTCTCAGGCTTGAACTCAGTAGGGTTGCTCCATAGTTCAGGATCTCTATGAATAGCCCAAGCATTTACCAACAGAATAGTATTCTTTGGGAAGTTGTATCCTCCTACGGTGCAATCTTTTGAAGAATAATGTGGCGCCAATAATGGAAGTGCAGGGTGCAACCGAAATGTCTCGTGGATAACATTTTGTAGGTAAGGGAGTTTCGAAATGTCGGATTCTACTATTAAGCGATCTTGTCCTATTTGAGTATCTATTTCTTCCTTGGCCTTCTTTAACACTTCTGGATGGTTTAGTAATGCAGCCATAGCCCATTCTAAAGAAGTTGCTGATGTTTCTGTTCCTCCAAGAAGCATAACCTGCGAGTTCAAGTCAAATTCGACACCATGAGAAGAGTAAAATCTTTGTTTCGTTTTCATAAAACTAGTAACTTTCTTCATATTCAAAAGTTGGTGAATGGAGACAAAACTTAGAAAGTTTGGAAAATCTGAGTACTATTGATTTTCGCGGAGAATAAAATGAAGATTAAAAAACCAGCAGTGATAGCTGAGATTTGAGATTGGGAGTAGGATAATCGGGTGCACCACTATGCACTCTAGAAGTTCTCATCTATCAAACTCTAACGTAAATAGTCGTCAGACTAACGACTAATTGCTAACAGTAAAGGACACACTCTTTACTCTGCACTGTTTTATTCCTCTTTAATTGGTAATTTACTCTCTGATTAAAGCTCAGTTCGAAATTTCCAGCACCACCTTATTCGGTGAATACTTCCTACTTCAGGCAATTTTTGTACATTATATGCTTTTGTATACTCGTTCTGTTTTAAAATAACCGTCACCTTTTAGGTTCATTAAAAAGTTAATGTATCTAAACAATTCAGTGAATTAAAAGAGTAAAAGCGACAGCTATTTTGATAAAGAAGGCCATGGCCCATGTATTTATTATATAGTTGTAAGACCTCTTTCTGTTATATAACACAAGAAGCAGCAGCTAAAAGAGAGTGAAAGCAACAATCACCAGAACAATGCCTTTGATGATTTGATCCGTGTAGTACTCGGGCTGCGACTGTTGCAAGCTCAATAAATGGTCAATCATAGTATTTTTATCTCCACCCTGTTTCATTCTGTGCTGATCAATAAGCCCCTGCAAGAATACATCGCTTCTCCTAGCAATACCTTTGAGCCTCTTCTCTAGGTTCCCAAAATCGAACCACCGAAGAACCTTCACGAATTCAAAAGGGTTACTAGACCCTCCCAACGATAAAAGTTCCTTGATGAGCTCCCTGAACTGCTTCGCTTCCTCTGTGTCCGCGACGTCACAGTCATCACCATAGTACCTTTCATGGATAAATACAAAAATGTAAGGAAAACAGTAGAAATCACTAAAataattgtgtatttttaatataataaatatataatataattataattacaattatattaaatatacactaaattaattattaaaataaaatattaatataaattaatatatattaaaatataaaatataagaaattgttaatttagtttaattttcaaaacATACCTCTTCCCCGAGATCATCCTCATGATGGTGTTGAACGTCATCTCCGTGAGCTTCGACTTCAGCTCAACCTTGGCAAAATCTTCACCATTTTGCGATGGAGCCGCAAGGCTTTGTACCAGCCTCAGGATCTCGTCCCTTCGTATTCCCAAGAACGAGTTGAGGCGGTGCGTGGAGAGGACATCAAGCGAGATAATGCGGCGGACATTGCGCCAGTGGTCGCCATAAGGTGCGACCGTGACGGTGGTGAAGTTGTAGCCGACGTGTTTCGCGGAACGGAGCGGCGGCCGGTTGGCCAAGATGATGTCGTTCTTTGTGAAGCATTCTTGAACGAGAGAGGGCGATGAGACGACGATGACGGGTTGGGAACCGAACCAGAGGGAGAAGACTTGGCCGTACTTTTGAGAGAAGGCGTGAAGGGTTCGGTGCAAGGGGAAGTTGAGTTGGCGGAGGTTGCCCAAGATGGGAAGAGGTGGTGGACCTGGTGGAAGGTTCTTGAACCTTCTTGTTGAGAAGAGGAACTTGAGCGTTATGACGAGGAAGAGAATAGAAAGGAAGGTGTAGGAGATTAATGGTGTCATTTTATTTTTAGCTATGTTGCAGTGCTTGTGTTAATTATTGTGATACAGTATGTTCTTTTGTTGAATGTGAATACATGATGCAAGGTTCGGGGCCATATGTAGACTATATAAAGAGACGTGTTTTGCAGAAAAAGGTTTAGAGAGAAGTTTCATCACTTGATAACTAGTCAACTACGTTGGGAAATGAAAATTGGACACCGGTTTTTAAAAGTAAGATAGAAATAAAAGTCAGAAGCTACGACAAATCAACAATCCGTAGTGAAGTAATTGTTTTagaggagtgctacacatacaagtctttttgacttacaagtcttaTAAGTTATTAGACCTTTTAATGCGTTATTCAACGTTTTCTATTTTCAAAGCGCTACATTCAGaacggttcttcttcttcttcctcttcctcttcttcttcctcttcctcttcctcttcctcttcttcttcgttttttttttttttcgattttcataatttctgaaatcaagctttgaaatcattttgaagaagaagaagcagtagaagatgaggagaaagagaaagagaaagagttctgaattatgcaacgaattttgggtgtatttcttaaatactttgggtgtatttttcgtaATCCtttggtgtatttctgtaatccttttgaagataatggaacttcagaaatacacccaaacgattacagaagtaCACtcaaaatgattacagaaatacacctaaaCGGTTACAAGAAtttacccaaacgattatagaaatacaccaaaggattacagaaaatacactcaaaggatttaaagaaatacacccaaaatttgttaaaatacatcttatgcataattcaaaactctttctctttctcctcctcatcttctactgcgtcttcttcttcaaaaatgatttcaccatgaaaaatcgaaaaaaaaaaagataaaacagagagaaagaacgtaaatgaagaagaagaggaagacgatgaAGAAAAACGtgcagaaacaaaagaaaaggagaagaagaagagtaagaggaaggagaacgtgcagcaagaagaagaagaagaagaagaaagagaaagagaaggcaagaaacgaaagaaaagaagaaagagaagacgaagaggaagaagaatggttCGAAGCGTGTTTTGAGC
This window contains:
- the LOC112720547 gene encoding cytochrome P450 81E8, whose amino-acid sequence is MTPLISYTFLSILFLVITLKFLFSTRRFKNLPPGPPPLPILGNLRQLNFPLHRTLHAFSQKYGQVFSLWFGSQPVIVVSSPSLVQECFTKNDIILANRPPLRSAKHVGYNFTTVTVAPYGDHWRNVRRIISLDVLSTHRLNSFLGIRRDEILRLVQSLAAPSQNGEDFAKVELKSKLTEMTFNTIMRMISGKRYYGDDCDVADTEEAKQFRELIKELLSLGGSSNPFEFVKVLRWFDFGNLEKRLKGIARRSDVFLQGLIDQHRMKQGGDKNTMIDHLLSLQQSQPEYYTDQIIKGIVLVMLLGGTETSATSLEWAMAALLNHPEVLKKAKEEIDTQIGQDRLIVESDISKLPYLQNVIHETFRLHPALPLLAPHYSSKDCTVGGYNFPKNTILLVNAWAIHRDPELWSNPTEFKPERFEKEGEAEKLIPFGLGRRACPGANLGNRTVSLTLGLLIQCFEWKRISEDEIDMSEGRGATTPKLIPLEALCKADSSIIDKVF